The DNA region GATGACGTCGTAATTCTCGAACCAGCCGAGGAGGCGGCTGCGGAGGTCGTCGCGTTTCTCGATCATTGCGGTGAAGTCGCTCGAGATGATCGATTCGCCGCCCATGCCATTGGCGAAACCGGGGGAGGCTTGTTTGCTGCCGTGCTTGGTGAGCAGGCGTTGTTTCCAGGCGCCGCCGTCGGCGCGGAGGAGTTTGCCGCTGATCTCGTTCCACTCGGCGTCGCCGCCATGGAAATCTTCTTTGATGGAAGCGACGGAGCCCTCGATGGCCTTGAGCGCGGCCTTCATCGCTTCGAGCGTTTCGGGCGTGGGCGTGACGAGCTTGTTGTCGAGGTAGTAGGCGACGCGAAGTTTTTTCAGATCGACGCTGCGGTAATCTTCGAGCGGGAGAGTCGCGGCGAGTGGATCGAGGAAGTCTTCGCCGTGGATGATGCCGGTGATGAGGGCGAGATCTTCGATGCGACGGGCGAGCGGGCCGAGTTCTTGATAGGTGTCCCACGCGCCGCCGTAGCCGGGGACGTGACCTGCGCGGGAGACGCGGCCGAGGGTGGGCTTGATGCCGGTGATGCCGCAGGCGTGGGCGGGCGAACGGATGGAGCCGCCGAAGTCGGAGCCGATGTCGAAGGCAGAGCCACCGGCGGCGACGATCGCGCCGGCGCCGCCGGAAGAACCGCGGGGCGTGTGGGCGAGGTTGTACGGATTATAGGTCTGGCCGTAGACGAGATTGTAGGTGCCGCGGTCACCGCCACCGAGGGTGAATTCGGGTGTATTCGATTTTCCGAGCAGGATCGCGCCAGCGGCGCGGCAGCGGGCGACGACGGTGGCGTCTTTGCCCGGGATGAAGTTGGCGCGGCCGACGGTGCCGGTCGTGCTGACGACGCCTTCGGTTTCGAGGGAGTCCTTAATGGTGAAGGGAACGCCGTGGAGCGGGCCGAGGATTTTTCCTTTGGCGAGTGAGGCGTCGGCTTCTTTCGCTTCGAGGAGTGCGCGCTCGGCGCAGAGGGCGACGATGGCGTTGAGCTTGCCGTTCACGGCGTTGATGCGCGCGAGGTAGGCTTTAGTCGCTTCGACGGCGGAGACTTTTTTCTCACGGATGAGGCCGGCGAGCTTGGTGGCCGACATGTAGAGGATGTCGGTGGTGGGATCGGTGGACGCGGTGGTGGTAGCGGCGCGGGCGGTCGTGGACGTGAGGCGCGAGGCGATGGCGAGTGCTGCAGTACCGACGGCGGCGGTGCGAAGGAAGGAGCGGCGGGAGGCGGAGAGCGGAGGAAGAGAGGGCATGACGGGAGTGGCGGGGGTCGTGTTGCGGAGGCGGGTGGTCGTGCGGTTTAGATGGCGGGCTTCTGCCAGCCGCCGGTTTTGCTTTCGATGAAGTCGCAGGCGGCGAGGACGATCTCGTCGCGCCAAGGCTGGCCGGTGACCATGATGCCGAGGGGTAGTTTTTCCGGGCTGGTCGCGGCGCGGACAACGGCGCTCGGATAGCCGGTGGTGTTGAACATGCCCATGTAACTCGACCCGGGCTTCCACGTGGTTCCGGCGGTGCCGAGGTTGATCGGCATGGCGGGTTTTCCGGCGGTTGGGCAGAGGACGATGTCGTAGTCCTTTATCCACTGCAGGAATCTGACTTTATTGGCGTCCTGCTTTTCCCAGAGTTCGATGAGTTCGGCGGTCGAGGTCATGCCCTGCTTGTAGCGGGCGACGACGGTGGGCGAGACGGCCTTGGTGCCCCATTTCTCGGCCAGGCGTTCGAGGTAGGACCAGCCGCAGGCGCCCATGAATTTGAAGCGGATTTCCTCCAGCTCCAGGATGATGTCTTTGGGGCAATCCTCGGTGACCTGGGCACCTGCGTCGGCAAAATATTTGGCGCAGGCTTTCACCATATCCTGCGTTTCCGGGGTGGTCTCGGCGAGGCCGTTGGTGGGGAAGAAGGCGACGCGGAGCTTGGAAATTTCGATGGGCGTGGTTTTCCATGGCATCGGGTATTGCGAGCAGTCGGTGAAGTCGGGACCGGCGACGATGGGCATGAGCAAGCTG from Nibricoccus aquaticus includes:
- a CDS encoding amidase; the encoded protein is MPSLPPLSASRRSFLRTAAVGTAALAIASRLTSTTARAATTTASTDPTTDILYMSATKLAGLIREKKVSAVEATKAYLARINAVNGKLNAIVALCAERALLEAKEADASLAKGKILGPLHGVPFTIKDSLETEGVVSTTGTVGRANFIPGKDATVVARCRAAGAILLGKSNTPEFTLGGGDRGTYNLVYGQTYNPYNLAHTPRGSSGGAGAIVAAGGSAFDIGSDFGGSIRSPAHACGITGIKPTLGRVSRAGHVPGYGGAWDTYQELGPLARRIEDLALITGIIHGEDFLDPLAATLPLEDYRSVDLKKLRVAYYLDNKLVTPTPETLEAMKAALKAIEGSVASIKEDFHGGDAEWNEISGKLLRADGGAWKQRLLTKHGSKQASPGFANGMGGESIISSDFTAMIEKRDDLRSRLLGWFENYDVILCPTNAFPAPALEKPVPGKAGYTSIYNLTGWPAAVVRAGTAKAEGLPIGVQVIARPFREDVVFAVAAKIEAATGGYVKPVI